The segment CGCTCAGTCGTCGCACCGCGCGGGGGTCGGCGGCCAGATGCCCGAGGACTCGCGAGACGGCGAGGGCGAGGGTGGCGGTGCCGTGCAAGATGATATCCGGGAGCCCGGCGGCGCGGGCGACGGCGACGTCGGTGTGGATCGGGTTCCAGATGCGCGCGCACTCCGTGTAGACGTGGGCGAGCGCGGCAGGCACCGCCACGGGAAGCTCGACGGCGCCTGCCGGCATCTCGAGTCCGCCGCGCACTTCAGGCCGGAAGCCGGAGTCCTCTCCCTCGAACCCGACGTCGCGATAGACACTCCCGTAGTCCGTGGTGCTGACCGGCCGCCCCTCGGCGTCGACGGTCTCCTGGCGGACGGTCATGAGCGTGCCCGCGCGCCGGTGCGCGAGCCCCGTCACACGCGCGCAGGTGGAGAGCCTGTCCCCCGCGCGCGGCGGGCGATGCAGGGTGAGGTCGTGGGTGGCGTGGACACCGCGGATCGCGATCTCCTCCTGGGTAGCCCGCTCGCGGAGGGCGAGCATCGCCGGCCACTCGTAGCAGACGGGGAAGAGCGGGTGGGCGGCCGGCCCACCGGAAGCGAGCGTGTCGTAGTAGCGCGCGTCCGTCTCGCCGAGGCCCGCCGCGTAAGCCATGAGCCACCGGGCGTCGATGTCGTGCGCGATGGGTCCAACGGTGACGCCGACGATGTCGCGGGAGAGCGCGAGCGATCTCGCCATGGTCATCGCGCCTGTGCCGTGGCGCCCGAGGCGAGCATGTCGTCAATCTCGGGCTGGTTGAACCCGGCCTCGCGCAGCACCTCGACGCTGTGCTCGCCCAAGCGCGGCTGGAGGCGCCGGATCTCGCCGGGCGTCCGGCTGTACGTCGTGGGGATGTCGGGCATGCGCAGCGTGCCCTCGCTCGGATGCTCGACGACCTTCCAGAAGCCGGTTGCCTCGAGCTGCGGGTCGGCGAGAAGAGACTCGAGCGTGTTCACGACGGTCGCCGGCA is part of the Candidatus Rokuibacteriota bacterium genome and harbors:
- a CDS encoding MaoC family dehydratase N-terminal domain-containing protein, producing the protein MARSLALSRDIVGVTVGPIAHDIDARWLMAYAAGLGETDARYYDTLASGGPAAHPLFPVCYEWPAMLALRERATQEEIAIRGVHATHDLTLHRPPRAGDRLSTCARVTGLAHRRAGTLMTVRQETVDAEGRPVSTTDYGSVYRDVGFEGEDSGFRPEVRGGLEMPAGAVELPVAVPAALAHVYTECARIWNPIHTDVAVARAAGLPDIILHGTATLALAVSRVLGHLAADPRAVRRLSARFTGMVPLPGHFTLRVAEAAEGKAFAFDARGQDGAFVLSGGALRLA